The genomic stretch ttcatttacggaaccacgtgacacattctgtgttcaaaatttgtgaagaaatcacgaaccacgattgcgctatcaagtgttgaaattatgtcgtcaacatcttttcagatcttgcgtgcgacaccttcttgcgttcaacataaaatgtcactaccttatcgagtttaatgggtaaaactaactatttgttgtcttagtttaatcttcttaattaaaagcgtaataaaaccgaacttctaagatgaattttaattgagattagcgaaagagcgggcacgcaagtcgaccttaaagtaaaagaatgataacacgagcgtttgtcgtgttgtcttgcgtgcaacacattgtccaaaaaggaaaatgtatatttttctcagacgttttttaagttgaaaccttgaaacttcacacacatttggggtttaatcgcccccatgcatggtaaaagtcttgttgacccttgtcagatttcaaggtcacggctgggtcacatgtggttcagaaaacggatgaaacatattttttcagagatttttgaagctagaaccttcaaacttcaaacaacgcttttgcttaatgattgttcaacatggagaattcaaggttgatccttgagaaatgtgaaggtcatagcagggtctcgtgtgggtaaaaaaaaaaacataacctttttctcagagtttttcaaagcaagaaccttgaaagttcacatttttgggcttaatagcctccatacacggttaaagtcttgttgacctttgtcgaatctcaaggtcacatgggcaaatcaaaaacacgaaaatgcatcattatctcagttttttttaaagggagagccttcaaacatcacacaactctcaactccgacttaaagaagttaaggtagatccttgtcacatgtcaaggtcacagaaaggtctcgtacgggtaaaacaaacaaaacaaacagataatattcattttttcagctttgttgttagctagaatagaggcacatgccaccattccattcaacatgactcatagaaatgtatgatgtatgacgtaattgcattgtgtgtaatgacgcggctgcctctgtagttattccagcctttgaagaaatggcgtttttccttgcttggacacatttttccttttcttggatgtttcaggagtttgggtgagtttggtgtatatggttgaacacaatttaaaatttgcataaaagtgtattaaaataaacagtggtagccagtctcatctgttgtgtcgacaatttaatctcttttgtgtgacctcaacttgacccctctgaatgctctcaatcatggaaattgaccacactttgattataaccaaacaacatcaaaactttggaatgtgtgaagtttcaaaggtgttgcttaaaaggcgttcgtgaaaatgacaattgtatgtgtctgacttcaatgcgaccccgctgcgaccttgacgtttgattttatcaaccagactttcatcatgtgtgaatgacttcaaacactataaaactagttgaagaaattgacaatttttcaaagtttaagccagatggcactgctgtgaccttgaaatttgacaaacattaaccaggcggtcaccttttttagaaaatatccttaaaggatctttaaccttactgtgaccttggaatttgatgaggtttaatttaacttgcgtagtgtgccaagtttcaaggccctagcttcaaaaacatatgagaaaacctcattgaaaaatgtatatgtttgacctcaacgcgaccctgctgtgaccttgactttttcaaccagactttaatcgtgtgtgaacattatacactagaactgtgtgtattttcaaagctcgtgctataaacgcgctgaataaattgaaaatattccacatttggaccagatgtgaccccgctgtgaccttgaactttgacaaagattaacaagcaggtcacttttaatgaggttttataaaaatgctgaaagtatgtgaagtatgtaaagtctaactgatctagtattaaaacatgtaagacgtgacaacgacaattttccagtttgcaaaggaaatttaacctcgctgtgaccttgaaattcaatgttgtttagtgtgatgtgcaccatacctggaggtcattatactttggttgtgtgccaagtttcaaagccctagctttaaaaacgtgcgagataaccttaatgctatgactcagtgccgttttgaatgatataacgaacaaaattatcgttatttgtaaaatcatttgggtaaatttatcttttcttttcgtaattgggttccagcatctgttgtcttaacaaaaatcacaatatcagtcgtgtttgtcaacttttattttttagcccctttgtccgcttttcgtgcgcaccttttggcacttagtcatatacacttacgcatagCAAGTGGATATCGTAATATCGTAACGTAAAACAGATGATCCAAAGAAATGTGACGAAGGGACACTTTATCAAGAGGATACTTTATCATAACGTTAAAcatctgattgtgtgtgtgtgtgtgtgcgtgtgtgtgtgtgtgtgtgtgtgtgtgtgtgtgtgtgtgtgtgtgtgtgtgtgtgtgtgtatgtttgggtgtgttttgtgtgtgtgcgcgtgtgtgggtgttCGTCTGTGAGTCTGCCagtctgtgtatgtctctgtgtgtgcgtgcgttctaAATATAACCGACAACACGAGTAAGTGAGAGGTATGAGGAACCGACCCCCTGGAATCCGAGAGGTGGACAAGCATTTAGTCTAACAAGTGACTTTCATCCTAACGAAATGTAGTCATCATTTTACGAGGACAAAAACAGTTGAATTCCAATGCTTGATATTCTCGCAATTGTCATGAGATTGATTCCCCAACACACTCCCTAACTGTGGTTTTTGTATATTTATAATGCATACGTGCTTGTGTTGTCGAGCATTCAAATCCATAACATGCGTTTCGAGTGTGTGCCCCTTCATTTCCGGTACGTACCCGGCAAATCATGATAGGGGGCGTAACTCGGTATAGTCTTAGAGTCGAGCATTTTCAgacgattacttcccttgactaTTTCGCCATTACCGTTTTCATTGAATTCGCTGATCTTCAACGTGTGTTGAATACATAGAGGCGTGCTGCAGTGCGCCGGCGTGTTGAAAATACTAGTGTATTAGTGTAACGAATGAAGAGCCTTAAGCTACGATACATTTAAGGTTTGAAAGTGAGTAACCTTACAGGTCAAACCAACCGTTGCTCCGTTTTTAAGTCGTTTTTTCCCTGAGAGTAACTGGGCTTCCAGAGCCTGCATCAGGCGTTGTTCTTTCTTCAATTCTAATTCTCTGAGAGTAACTGGGCTTCTAGAGCCTGTATCAGGCGTTGTTCTTTCTTCAATTCTAATTCTCTGAGAGTAACTGGGCTTCTAGAGCCTCCAGCAGGAGTTGCTCTTTCTTCAATTCTAATTCTCTGAGAGTAACTGGGCTTCCAGAGCCTGCAGCAGGCGTTGTTATTTCTTCAATTCTAATTCTCTGAGAGTAACTGGGCTTCAAGAGCCTGCAGCAGGCGTATTTCCCGAGCACGTCTCCTCCGCTCCAGCAGCATGTTGAGGCTGTAGAGGAAGGGGTTGAGCGCCGAGTTGAGCGGCAGCACCAGGATGGCCAAGGCCACGTTGACCTCGCCAGGAACGGCAACTCCCTTGGCGGCCAGCAGACCCAGCAAGCCGATGGGGAACCAGCACAGAAAGTCCGTGACGGCGATGGTGATGAGGCGACGGGCGATGTTGACGTCTTGTTCTTTGCGCGAAGAGTCCGGTCCCAGGCTTATCCTGCTGGACTGGATGGAGGTGTAGATGAAGACCTGCCCCACCGCCATCAGCGCGAACAGCACGAAGTTGAGCACGATCATCACGCCGAAGGAATAGCTGCGGCCCGTGAAGTCGTTCCTGGTGACGGGCAGCGGGATGCAGATGCCTGTCTGGCTGTAGAACTGCCAGTGTGACGTGGCGGGAAGCAGAGGTACGGCCGCCACTCCCACACCCAGCAGCCATGTTGCCGTGCAGGCCACGTGAGACGCCTTGTTGCTAAAGTGGAAGCCGCTGAAGGGAAAGCGTAGCGCCAAGAACCTGTCCAGTGTGATGAAACACACGATGAAGGCGGACACCTCGCAGGCCAGGAGAGACAGGAAGCCAGCCACCTTACAGGCGGCACTGTGTCTCCAGGCGTTGTCTTCCCACAGGTAGGAGCCCTGGTACAGACGATCAGCCAATCCGATGATCGCCAGGTAAACGCCCATCACAAAATCCGACACACAAAGATGGGACACAAAGGTACCGAAGCCAGACTTTGTGCTTTGTTTCCAAAAGAAAAGCCTGATAACCAAGCTGCCAACATTGCCCAGCAATGCCAAAGCGGCGAATAGTGACAACAGTACGCGGTATAGGTCAGATCGTAAGAGTGACTCGCACGATGAAACCTCACTGAAAGGTGCCAAGCAGTTGTTTGGATTAAAGCTTGGAGGTAGCGTTACAGGACAACACAGTTTGTAGTTCTCTGTGTACATTCGTTCAAGATTTTCAAGATTACTCAGCAACTTCCTCTGAAAATCACGAACAGGACATCTACGAATATCAAGTACAGCTAGCTGCTGTAGGAACGTGAAGGTTCCGTCAATTCGCCCAATGCCATTGTGTGACAAGTTCAGCATTTTTAAATTCGGCGTTAGTGTAAATGTGTCTGCATTGAGTAATTGTGTGTAGACACGAGACACATCCAGAGTGTGAATCAGCGGGAAAACAAGGGGGCGTTTAGCATCAGTGGGAAGTAGTGACGTCAGAGGATTGCCAGACAGGTATAACTCCCTGAGGTTTGGGAACAGACTCAGGTCACCTGTGCTGACAGAGACCACTTGGTTGTCACTGAGGTCCAGGCTCTGCAGGTTGGGGAGAGTGACATTGCCAAGGTCAGTCAGACCACACCTGGCCACACCGAGATGGATCAGCATGACATTGTGCGTCAGGTGCTGCAAGCTCACACCGCTGTCACTGGCGTCCAGGTAGCGGAGGTCGGGAAACTGGAGCACTGGAAAGACGCGCGGACACGTGAAGGCAAACCCGTAGCACGTGCAGTTGGTGGGACAGTGGATGTGACAGTACCGCTCGTCGTCTTGCAGCGGGCAGTGGTAGAGCCCGTCACACACGTGGTCAGCATGCAGACAGATCCTGGAGTTTCTACACCTGTAGAACCCCGGGCAGGTGTAGGTGTCACAACCTTCCTCGTCCTCGTGGCCGGGACAGTCGTTGACGCCGTTACACCTGACGAAGACCGGCATGCAGTAGCCTCCCCCTGGACACTGGAAGTGGGTGTCTGGACAGGTGTAGGAGCCGCTAGAGGGGATCAGCGTTGTCATGGTGACGGCACTCGTGGTGTTGGCTGTCGGGTCAAAGTGGACGACTGCCGGCGGGGGAATGGCCACGTATTTACCCAAGGGTGGATCGAGTGATATGACGGAAATACACTCAAGCTCGTCCTCTCCGTTGTAGCAATCGTTCTGTCCGTTGCACAGCTGGTCGATGGGGATGCACTTGACAGAGTAGAGCAAATACACACTTAGCAGCTGAGGGACATAAACTGTGTGGAATAAGGCCAAACTAGTGCACAGTGTAAATGATGAAAACGGCAACACGGGGACTCACACTTTGGGAATTTAGAGCAAAACTAGTGCAGTCTAAACGATAATAACAGCTGCACAGGAACACACACTTTGTGAATTTAGAGCAAAAAAACTAGTGCAGTTTAACAATAATAACAGCTGCATAGGAACACACACTGTGTGGATTTAGAGCAAAACTAGTGTAGTCCAAACGATAATAACAGGAGCATATGGACACATACCTTGTGAATTTAGAGCAAAACTAGTGTAGTCCAAACGATAATAACAGGAGCATAGGCACACATACGTTGTGGATTTAGAGCAAAACTAGTGTAGTCCAAACGATAATAACAGGAGC from Littorina saxatilis isolate snail1 linkage group LG16, US_GU_Lsax_2.0, whole genome shotgun sequence encodes the following:
- the LOC138949872 gene encoding relaxin receptor 2-like, giving the protein MAQLVVAPGNQLSLWASSSTGFVQPFGWKPDTPLMLQPNTDLWGRLDIPVDRYAVVSLKNMMYNTLGCERMRDVTGTMVDVYASTVLEDRNLFSTDTLAPQLQANHQWNCSVPDWSDFQQHFACNMDVECEGGRDESDCLYNLCGTGDVSSSDTCYFMTWPAQRWMTSDEASDKCQRGGGHLATPTTPVEWRTVTEALRVRKQMVSVFVGLTTATSIALSISADKPDKQPKAKITLHHPRNRKWPVSYSTCSERHTTFSFLSCDSSSREAYVSESIISGSARRTIGGGGGPYFRCDNEVQRLPYTLLLSVYLLYSVKCIPIDQLCNGQNDCYNGEDELECISVISLDPPLGKYVAIPPPAVVHFDPTANTTSAVTMTTLIPSSGSYTCPDTHFQCPGGGYCMPVFVRCNGVNDCPGHEDEEGCDTYTCPGFYRCRNSRICLHADHVCDGLYHCPLQDDERYCHIHCPTNCTCYGFAFTCPRVFPVLQFPDLRYLDASDSGVSLQHLTHNVMLIHLGVARCGLTDLGNVTLPNLQSLDLSDNQVVSVSTGDLSLFPNLRELYLSGNPLTSLLPTDAKRPLVFPLIHTLDVSRVYTQLLNADTFTLTPNLKMLNLSHNGIGRIDGTFTFLQQLAVLDIRRCPVRDFQRKLLSNLENLERMYTENYKLCCPVTLPPSFNPNNCLAPFSEVSSCESLLRSDLYRVLLSLFAALALLGNVGSLVIRLFFWKQSTKSGFGTFVSHLCVSDFVMGVYLAIIGLADRLYQGSYLWEDNAWRHSAACKVAGFLSLLACEVSAFIVCFITLDRFLALRFPFSGFHFSNKASHVACTATWLLGVGVAAVPLLPATSHWQFYSQTGICIPLPVTRNDFTGRSYSFGVMIVLNFVLFALMAVGQVFIYTSIQSSRISLGPDSSRKEQDVNIARRLITIAVTDFLCWFPIGLLGLLAAKGVAVPGEVNVALAILVLPLNSALNPFLYSLNMLLERRRRAREIRLLQALEAQLLSEN